A single region of the Melioribacteraceae bacterium 4301-Me genome encodes:
- the amrS gene encoding AmmeMemoRadiSam system radical SAM enzyme produces the protein MISATENIKEAKWWKPAENGKILCTLCPRYCTIGEGQIGFCFIRQNIGGKLYTIGYGRPTGFAIDPIEKKPLNHFLPGTEILSFGTAGCNLGCKFCQNWSISKAKYDNLNSLNYSPEEVVMLAKRYKVPSIAYTYNDPTIFGEYVIDISKIAREEGIKSVMVTAGYIDKDARKEVYKYIDAANVDLKGFTERFYHKLTFSHLNDVLDTLIWLKKETDIWFEITTLLIPDENDNPEEIKQECNWILNNLGDEVPLHFTAFHPDFKMRDKNRTPHETLIMARNIALQAGIKFCYIGNVHDDEGQTTYCPNCKYKLIVRDWHSVLKYNLTGNKCPKCNSIIPGVFE, from the coding sequence ATGATATCAGCGACAGAAAATATTAAAGAAGCAAAATGGTGGAAACCTGCAGAAAACGGAAAAATTCTCTGCACCCTCTGTCCGCGTTATTGTACTATAGGTGAGGGACAAATAGGATTTTGTTTTATACGGCAGAACATAGGGGGCAAATTATACACAATTGGTTACGGAAGGCCTACTGGATTTGCAATTGACCCAATAGAAAAAAAGCCATTAAACCATTTTTTACCAGGCACTGAAATTTTAAGCTTTGGAACAGCAGGCTGCAATCTTGGTTGTAAATTTTGCCAGAATTGGTCAATAAGTAAAGCTAAGTATGATAACTTAAATTCCTTAAATTACTCGCCGGAAGAAGTTGTAATGTTAGCTAAAAGATACAAAGTTCCATCAATTGCATATACTTATAATGATCCGACAATTTTCGGTGAGTATGTGATTGACATTTCTAAAATTGCAAGAGAGGAAGGAATAAAATCGGTAATGGTAACAGCTGGTTACATAGATAAAGATGCACGAAAGGAAGTCTATAAATATATTGACGCTGCTAACGTTGACTTAAAAGGGTTTACTGAAAGGTTCTACCATAAATTAACTTTTTCTCATCTCAATGATGTTTTAGATACACTCATTTGGCTTAAGAAGGAGACCGATATTTGGTTTGAAATAACTACATTACTTATTCCAGATGAAAATGATAACCCAGAAGAAATAAAACAAGAATGCAATTGGATATTAAACAACTTAGGAGATGAAGTACCCCTTCATTTTACTGCTTTTCACCCCGATTTTAAGATGAGGGACAAAAACAGAACTCCCCATGAAACATTAATCATGGCACGCAATATAGCTTTGCAAGCCGGTATAAAATTTTGTTACATTGGAAACGTTCACGACGATGAGGGACAAACAACTTATTGCCCTAATTGTAAGTATAAATTAATAGTAAGGGACTGGCACAGTGTGCTTAAATATAATTTAACTGGCAATAAATGTCCTAAATGCAATTCAATTATCCCCGGCGTTTTCGAATAA
- the pyk gene encoding pyruvate kinase: protein MRAIDTKTKILATVGPASDSKEKLKALVEAGVDAFRLNFSHSDHNYYKRIFDLINEVCVEESLPIAILIDLQGPKIRIGDLSEPEIQINSGDKIEITTKEVLGTNKLISTSYSELIADAKVGDDILIDDGLIHLRVAAKKKQSLVCEIIDGGILKPKKGMNLPGMKLSTPSLTQKDIYDLDFALLHRVDFIALSFVRKAKDILHLKEYLKSKNKDIPVIAKIEKKEAVNNFNEILKVSDGIMVARGDLGVELKTQEVPVIQKNIIRKCNEVGKLVITATQMLESMINNPVPTRAEASDIANAVWDGTDTVMLSGETSVGKYPIAAVEIMNEILAATESQSGFRTKVEYETPDNLADNIFDASGKAIATMADQLKVKAIVIFTHYGRKAVVVSKYRPSALIVAVSDNFETLNRLNLRRGIRSFYISDLSDEEEIIRKATEIIKTNNIVSEGDIVLFTSGAPISEKGRKSWVRFSVI, encoded by the coding sequence ATGAGAGCAATAGATACCAAAACAAAAATACTTGCTACAGTTGGACCGGCTTCAGATTCAAAAGAAAAACTAAAGGCACTTGTCGAAGCCGGCGTAGATGCGTTTAGATTGAATTTTTCACATAGCGACCATAATTATTATAAAAGAATTTTTGATTTAATTAACGAGGTTTGTGTTGAAGAATCATTACCTATTGCTATTTTAATTGATTTACAAGGACCAAAAATTAGAATTGGAGATCTTTCAGAACCCGAAATACAAATAAATTCGGGAGATAAAATTGAAATCACTACCAAAGAAGTGCTTGGTACAAACAAATTAATTTCAACATCTTATTCAGAATTAATTGCAGATGCTAAAGTTGGGGATGATATTTTAATTGATGATGGACTGATTCACTTGAGAGTAGCGGCTAAAAAGAAGCAATCACTCGTATGCGAAATTATTGATGGCGGGATCTTAAAGCCTAAAAAAGGTATGAATTTGCCCGGTATGAAATTGAGCACACCCTCACTTACACAAAAAGATATTTATGATCTTGATTTCGCACTTTTACACAGAGTCGATTTTATTGCTCTTTCTTTCGTTAGAAAAGCTAAAGATATCCTCCACTTGAAAGAATACTTAAAAAGCAAGAATAAAGATATTCCCGTTATTGCTAAGATTGAAAAAAAAGAAGCAGTAAATAATTTCAACGAAATCCTTAAAGTTTCCGATGGAATAATGGTAGCAAGAGGTGATTTAGGAGTTGAACTTAAAACTCAAGAAGTACCAGTAATTCAAAAAAATATTATAAGAAAATGCAATGAGGTTGGTAAACTTGTAATTACTGCAACTCAAATGCTTGAATCGATGATTAATAACCCTGTACCTACACGAGCCGAAGCCTCTGATATTGCTAATGCAGTTTGGGATGGAACCGACACTGTTATGCTAAGCGGTGAAACTTCTGTTGGTAAATATCCAATAGCTGCTGTTGAAATTATGAACGAAATTTTAGCTGCAACTGAATCTCAATCGGGATTTAGAACCAAAGTCGAATATGAAACACCTGATAACTTAGCCGATAATATTTTTGATGCAAGCGGAAAGGCAATTGCAACTATGGCCGACCAGCTTAAAGTCAAAGCAATTGTCATCTTTACTCATTATGGCAGAAAGGCAGTGGTTGTTTCCAAATATAGACCAAGTGCACTTATTGTTGCTGTATCAGATAACTTTGAAACTTTAAACAGACTGAACTTACGGAGAGGAATTAGGTCGTTTTACATTAGTGACTTATCGGATGAAGAAGAAATTATTAGAAAAGCGACAGAAATAATTAAGACAAATAATATTGTAAGTGAAGGTGACATTGTTTTGTTTACATCGGGAGCGCCTATTTCAGAAAAGGGACGTAAAAGCTGGGTACGATTTTCAGTTATTTGA